From Bactrocera oleae isolate idBacOlea1 chromosome 4, idBacOlea1, whole genome shotgun sequence:
tttgctttttcctaTCACGGGGAGGTTCTTTCAAGGCTTTGATAATCAAAGAAGCTGCTGATGGAACAACTGATATAGCAGCCTGACGGTTTTGAATAGTTAGACAGACTGTTATTTTAAGTCCCTTCCAATCTCCAGTAGCTTTAGCAATATCATCTCCAACTTTTTTTGGCGACTAGAAGAAATATGTCATGAATGAGATTATCAATATATACGAATTTAACTCACCAAACCAAGTGGACCTATTTTAGGAGCCAAAGAAGATGTAGCTCCCACTTCACCTCCAACGCATcgcaaataaactaaaataatagtTCAGGTTAGACGAGTTTAAtgattttaatcaaaaaacataaattaccTAATTTAATCTCCGTAGGATCGAATTTTGGCGGCATTGTTCGTTCTGTGCACACAAAGCTATCTGGAAATCAAAGgattttaataataatcatGGATAAATACTAGACAAAAAACAAGAGACATACACCCAACGACAAAGCTTGAGGTAAAAGGACGGGAGTTGGGTTCTTGTTGACAAA
This genomic window contains:
- the RpL12 gene encoding large ribosomal subunit protein uL11, coding for MPPKFDPTEIKLVYLRCVGGEVGATSSLAPKIGPLGLSPKKVGDDIAKATGDWKGLKITVCLTIQNRQAAISVVPSAASLIIKALKEPPRDRKKQKNIKHSGNVTFDDILSVAKTMRPRSMARNLEGTCKEILGTAQSVGCTVDGRPPHDIIDDINSGSIEIPAE